From the Cucumis sativus cultivar 9930 chromosome 5, Cucumber_9930_V3, whole genome shotgun sequence genome, the window aaaagaaccACACGAAACGATGATCATAAAGGAAAAACtccacaaaaataaaaaagtgatgAAGAAATATGCTAACGATGTGGAATGATTGGACATTGGTCACATGTTTGTGCTACATCGAAAACTTAGTTGACCTATATCAAACTTCcctagagaagaaaaaaggaaaaaaatgtagaagttAATTGTGTCTATcaatataatgatatattcGATCCATCCAACATGGTTAATTTGGATGTGGTAGATTTCTTTGAAACTTCTGAAGAAAAAATCGAACACAATTGATGGAACAacaaatgtttcttttaactttgaaaatatctagaataatattgttgttttgttatctttcttcatattttgtttttattaatatataagtaTAGTTTACTTGTTGTAATTAGTTTCctttaaatgaagaaataagaaTCATCTTCACACGTTGGCTAATTTAGAAATGAACAAAGAAGATCTATGTCTAGCAAACAGTGCAATCACACATACATGGTCATTCGAGcgtgtaatatatatatgatttttgttggatcaagattttttatgtttaatatactcttgaaccaaataagactttaaaaaaaataagaccAAGATATAAATGATTgagaatttcaaaaaaatataaaaaaatttgtaaaataagagaaaaaagacgatagaaagaaaaataaaaattacatgaaaagaaaaaaagatggaaaagaagACAAAACGTGAAATATGTTCGAGAACATTTTATAGCGAATTGTAAATATCATGATGTTTTATTATAGttatgataattataaaaaaagaaaaaagaaaactatttaaaaaacactttatcatttttagtaaatgtagataataaaaaaaatgtataatgaatggaaaaagaaaacttttttaaaaaaacactaaatGTTAAAGTCATTTacgaaaatatgaaatgtttgaattgataataaatttgagaaagCAGCAACCTTTTGCCACGCCATTTCCCAATGTCCCAAAACCCATAAACAGAAAATCAACCGATGCTTACAAAACTTGCGATTTTCAGTGTAATTTTATACCCATGACTCGACGTTGACCTTTCTTTATACCCACAACCAAAGTACTCACGAAAACCCTTCTACCTAAGCAAAGCTTTTTCTTGGTACTGACggttttcaactttatttgaCTCTATTAAAGAAAGTGGCCAAGGTCGTCTTCAATGGCTGTATTGGAATACCACACCCACGACAACATCAAAGCTCTCTAGAGGGGTTGGCCTTCTTCAGCTTCATCCTCTTCGATTCTTACCTTTTTGCTTCGGGTAATGGTTTAGTTTCTGATGAATATGTCTTTAAtttcacttaattttttagttctgATAGAAATTTAATCACGTTTTATAACCTTTAAATGGGCGTTTTCTATCTTAATTCGTTAACGTGTTGTGTTTTAGATTGTGGGGTTTTTAGTTGTAGATGGTTGAATTCTACGTTAGCTCAACTTAAAGGGTGTCtttctttgaatttgtttGGTTATGTTTGCTTGTTTCAGAATGTGACTTTAATTTTGAGCAAAAAAGAGAAGACCCATGTTGAAGTTCTTGATGGAGATACTAAATTATGTTGAGAACGGTGAGGTGAAGAACAATAATTGCTATTTCGTAATGCTTTcaagtttttcaaattcaCATTTTGCTGAACTTTTACTTGGTCTGATTCTTTTGCAGAATGTTTCTGGTTGAAATCTTGAGATCGTGTCCTGTCTTTATATAGAGAATCAAAATGAATGGTCTCACACTGGACCGTGTCATAAAGGATATACTTCGTGTGGTTGAACCATTGCAAGATGATTGGACAGCTCGGTTTCAAGTTATCAACGAGCTGCGCAATGTTGTGCAATCTATTGAAAGTCTTCGAGGTTCTGCTTGTGTTCTtcagatttttttgtttaaagcCTTTTAATACAATCATAGAAAGGGTTGTTGAATCCATAGCATGATCTTGTGAATTAAAGTTATTGGGTTTTATTATATGACATTTTGGTTAACGGGTCAAAGCAGGTGCAACAATTGAGCCATTTGGATCCTTTGTATCTAACCTGTTTTCGCGATGGGGAGACTTGGATCTCTCTGTTCAATTGAACAATGGTTCTTATACTTCAACTGCTGGGAAGAAGCGTAAGCAGACTTTACTGAGAGATATTCAAAATGCATCAAGGAAAAATGGTGCTCTTCAACTACTCAAtacttctttccttttccctcATTTTAGTTTGCTCAACTTAGGTGCTGGTAAGACGTCACTAGGAAAGTTTGGGTGAACTTAATCTTTCTTGATATTATGAAGTAGTTTTTCTTTACTATATTAGAGTTTCCAAGTAATTTTCAGTAATCAAAATTGAGGTTGATTTTCTGGCGAAGACATTGCAAGaactaaaatgaaactatGACTGTAGGTTTCAAATATGTGTCACATAACTGCGTTCACTTTATTGAATGTTggctgttttcttttttaaccaTAGAATAATGGTATTAGCTGCCTTGTCATAGGACTGGCTTGCCTACTTATCCTTTGATTACTGTGTGGTAAGTGTCAGTTGTGAGGGAGGATTGCTctcttttggattttggtttACTTAttccatgaaatttctcttttcAGGTCGATGGTACAAGCTACAACTAATCCCTCATGCTAGAGTACCTATTTTGAAGATCGAACATATTCAGCACAACATTTCCTGTGATATTTCCATTGATAATCTTGTGGGTCAAATCaagtccaaaattttgttgtggGTTAATGAAATAGATGGGCGCTTCCATGATATGGTTTTGCTTGTATGTTCTATTAGTTTAGCATTGCCAAACTTTTTAACTCTCTTTGCAAGAAGTGCTTCAATGTAATTATCCTCTCTAGCTTTGTGTAGGTCAAAGAATGGGCAAAAGCACATGACATCAACAATTCAAAACAGGGAACTTTCAACTCATACTCTCTCAGTTTGCTTgtgatatttcattttcaggTGGTCTTTCTTCCAATGCTTTTCTATCAAATGCTAGTACCTATCATGATATACTTGAATCCGTTCTTTGTGCCCTTCTTGGATGATCTCTATTGTGCAATTTGTTTGTCCAATATTTTTATTGCAATAtgtcaattttgttttctagtcctattatttattattaggtTTTTCGCAGACATGCTCACCAGCCATCTTTCCTCCACTTAGAGACATATACCCAGGAAATGTTGTTGATAATCTCAAAGGTACTTTAGCTTTGAATTTGTTATCTGATGCAGCGTTTAAAAGGTCCTTTGAATTTGTAATAAAGAAACACAAGAATACTCCGAAAAGATATTCGTTATTTCCCTACAGTCTCTAAGAGagctatatttttttaaatgtttcatCATCCTACTATTGCTCATACTACTTTTTTCATATGTAGAAAGCTTCTgtacatttttctattaagCCTTATAAAAAGGAGCTTGTACTTGTATGTATTAAAGTGGTGTTGTACATAAAgggaaaaatgaaatcatcaataaatctaaaaaaatattagtatgtgaattaaaatataaaataatctgTCATGTATGCATTGAAGCAGGTGTGAGGGCTGAGGTCGAGAACGAAATTGCACGGACATGTGCTACCAACATAGCCAGGTTCAAGTCAAGAACAGCCAACAGAAGTTCTTTATCtgaactttttgtttcattcCTTGCAAAGGTAATTTTTTAGTTACACTATAGCTCTTATATTATGTTGgttctaatattttttgacTTGGTATTTTCTCTTGCTTTAtcttaatttctatttttctgtAAAATTATCGATTTGAGCATCTAATTATCACTTATTAGCTATATTTAGTTATATTGCCAATTCTAAAAGCAATGCTAGACCGCATTAAATAAAAGACCATGGAAATATTTGTCTTGTGGTTTtttatagacaaaatgttTTGGTTATACCATGCTGTTATTACTTGGTTCACGAAACTGATAAATTAGTCAGACCGATATTCCTTCTAAACAAATGCACATAAAGAGTAAAGAAGATGAGTTATATGCTATCAAATATCTCtattcatgttttttaaacCGCTCTTTTATCTTTCCACCCAACATTTACCCATCATTATCATTCCAAATGAACTTAGGGCATGTTTAggagtgattttgaaagaGCTCAAATCACTTTTGTCATGTTTATCACTCTAAAACATGcttttaatctttcaaaatctattttaataGTATGAAAGTCACTTTTAATAGTATAgaactaaatattaaattgattcTGAACAATTGAACTCACATTTTTtagagtaattttgaaaacaaaaacaaaaacgttaatcatttcaaaatcactctcGAACGTGCTATGCTTTTTTTCCCTATGCACCAAAGTACAAAGAAGATTGTTTGTACATCAATTCCTCTACGTAATAGTAGGCACctgattttgaaatgatcaCTGAGTTgctatttatgttttttgtcTCTTTAACAATcacaatcttcttctttttcatagtCAATTGTTATTGTTGTGTGTTGTGCAGTTTTCAGATATAAGTTCAAAAGCATCAGAGCTGGGAATCTGTCCATACACAGGGCAATGGTTGAAAATAGAAAGCAATATGAGATGGTTGccaaaaacatatgcaatatttGTAATCTCTCTTTGCTCTCTTTATGTCATATCATGCTTGCCATACGCACAAGATCATATTTCTTTTGCCTCTTCTCTGATATTGTGATTAAGGCCGGGTGTTGGGATGTTTGGACGTGGACAGGTTGAAGATCCATTTGAGCAACCAGAAAACACAGCCAGGGCTATCAACGCTAGGCAATTGATGAGGATTTCTGAAGCATTTCGGATGACTCATTTAAGGCTCACCTCAGTTTATCAAAATCGAAGTTCTATCCTAAATGATTTAGCCCGACCTCAAATATCGCAATTAATCATTAACTCATCTGGATCTGCTAGTGCTCCAGCATTCAATGTGGAAAATTACACCCCAATTCGTCCACAGGTTCATCAAGCCAGAGTAATGCAACCCCGTCCATGGATTCAACATCAGTTCCAGAACAATATTCCCAGATTCAATATGGGAAACTTCCCCGCTATCAATTCACAGGCTCCTCATGCTGGAACTTCACAGTCTCATCCACTGGTTCAACACAAAACGCCGAAAACAAAACGTATAGTAAGCAGTCCTAACGTTTTAAATGTGGGGGAGCCCTCAAAGACTTATAGTGGTCAAGGCCAGCAGAAGTGGAGACCGAGATCTCAGAGACAGGTATTGTGAAGACACTGAACTTCATTGTTTTGACATTTGCTTTTGTGCACATAATTTGGATAAGAAAGCTGAAATGCTCCTCACTTGGGCATTGTCTGTTTCAATATCCTTTTCACTGCTTTTTTTGTGCTCACACCATTGGATCTACAAGAGATCACTAAAGCCATTATTTTCAGTCAGCAGATTATGTTTTTCTGCTGCTACTGTAATTCTTACTTGGGAGACCATTGTTTGTGCTAGTCTATACCATTTTTCTGTTAAGCtctatctttcttcttccccttCAATGAAGTGAAAAACCGAGTTTGAGTGAAAGGGATATTGAATTTATAGCAGTGGCCTTTGAACTCATGAGAGTTAAGCAACCACAGTGAATGGTCGTCTATCTTTGGCACAATCCTAttactcatttttctttcactgTCCTTTACATAATGAAAGGGaccttttttcataaaattttaagatgcTTCTTTTAAGTGGTCTACCTTGCAAAAATTGGCCTACAAATTGACATAGTATATAATTAAACCAGGGTTAAAATGGGTTAAAATATCACTTTGGTGATTATAATTCAGGtatgatttcattttatttttcaggTCTCATTAagtccatttttttaatatatctcacattcaataattaatgttGGTTTGAACTTGAAGTTTTTTAATACTTTGTCATACACCATGcaaatgtattttcaaaatttataggcAGAATgataaactaaaacaataatagaTAGGAAAGCACAGAAAAGTacaactaaacaaaaaagagaacacaaaattttcaaaatggatTGAACATGTCTATGATGATTGATGAATATGATCAATTTCAATTGTTCACAATATCTAGTTATCCAATTCGCAGTCAAGCTGCTGTAATGCTATGCCTCTTCTTTTTAACTACAAAAACAACCCACCAAGGCACCAAATTTACCCAATAAACATTGTGCAACTGAAGGCCAATGGTTATGTAGCCTAAGCATACAATAATTTGATGCTTTCATGGCCTCTGGAGGTGGGACATTAGCCTGTGTTTACATCACCTAGTACTCGTTTTCAAGGATGGCCTAAAGGAAACTGTACTCAAATCAGCACATCCTTCAATTTTCATGTGTGCAAGAGGCGTTTTTCACCGATCAGTATCCTGTAACTTGCATGGGGTCCTTCGGAGGTATCACGCAGGCTAACACGCCAACCCATCGCCTTTCCAATGGCTTGAAGCTCATCCATGACAGCAACAGTATCACGGACGTATACTCGGCCCCCTGGCCTTAAGATCCGATCCATTTCGAGCATGATTGTTGACATACTGCATCTGATACCAGTTATCAAAGAGAGAATGAAGTAAGCAACAGAATTTCCAATGAtgaaatgtaacaaaattctTGAGTGTCAAATTAAAGTGATAATGATTAGGAACAACATCAACCATAGGATCTATATATACCCATAAAGCGTACCTTCTCATTTCGACTGAAAAAAGACCAGCTGCATGCAATAGATCATATGTTCTTGGGTATGTATCGAAAGGTTCACACCTGATAGATACATCACAAATAAGCTGTCATATAGcttgaatttattttcctaTCTGAATTTTGGATTAACAAACAGGAGGATTTATGTGATTCACATTCACTTATCTAAATTGACCTAGACATCAAAATATAACGGTATTAACGTAATTTGAGAGCATCCTATAGtaaatataaagataaattGTTTGAGGATCAAATAGTTAGGCAGTTTTACCAATCATGAAGAACTCCAAGAAGTCCACGGTCGTATATGACGGGTAAGGTGTTCGGTCCACTCACGGGGACGACATTCATCACCCACGAATCCAATTTATGATCAATTAATGCTGCAGCAAACCtgtcaaatgacaaaaaatgaCGACTAAATAATGGGAAGATAGAAGGATCCTGCTAGATATGATATAGGATAAACTAACCCTCCAAATCCAGCTCTCATATCCATTACATTCCTTAGTCTTATCTTCTTCCAATGTAATGCACGCACATAGCTTCCTATAATTTCATTCCAATATTTAGATTCTGCCGTGAAGAGCTCATTTCTAGAAATATATGCATCATATTGAATGCTCTGGAGCCTATCTGGAGGAGTCTGCAAACGTGCAGGCCATTTCGTCACATTTCTGCCAAAACCATTTTCTGGCAGCCGAGTAATGCAAGGCTTCAGCTTGACATACCTTAACATGACAAAATGTAGAAAATCCAACGATCAGAACTATGATTGTAAGAAAAAGGTCAAGGTCAATAGATgtgatgaaatttgaaaagccGTCATTGAAGCTGTTCTTTTACCCAGTTCAGAACTATCttcacataaatattaaacaagCAAATACGTTCACTAGGAACAGACCATTTGAGACTTTTTTCACATGTTTATTTTAAGCAAAACGCCACATTAATCCAGATGCAAGAGTACagttcaaatagaaaaaacctAAATGAATAACGACTTCCCTTCAGATAAATTAGCTCTAGTGTATGAAAACAGTTCAATGCAGTTCAATACAATTTCAAGGAAACTGGGTAGCGCTTCCTATTTATTGCAAGTGAAATTCTATTTTctgtcaataaaaaaacttttggatCTGATATATAACTGACTAATCAAAATCTAGTGtggataaaaatatattcatccATTCAACTACCATTTCATCAAAAGAAATGAGGATTGATATATGCATATTACCAAACTTTATCTGGATCATCGTCTATGTCACAAAGTGGAGGCTTAACTTCTGCATCACGGGTAAGATAGCAGCTATTATTCATTGGCTTTTGCCATATTGCTATATATCCATCCTTTTTCACGAACTTCCAGCAGAGACGAGTGGTAAGGTTAATCATCTCTGGTAAGAGAAAAACGAGAGCtgtatttaatattgaaagttctgaagaaaattatatgtgctaaaatatttatagaccAAAATAACGCAGACGTTTAGTTGACAATGATAACAGAGATCAAATCACTTCACAACCTTTCTATATTTCTTATATTGTCATGCCAATTTTCTTGAGTTTAATAGACGGAAATACAAAGCAAACTAGCCAATTACTAGGATAAAGATCAacagaaagagagaaattggCTGAAATCGAGGATATAAAAAAGACTTCACAAAGTTATTGGAACTTAACGACTCTGACTGACCATAGGCATTAAGCTAGAAGAAACAGCCAACAGATATTATAGTCACAGGCAGACCTTCCCACTGCTGTTCCAAGGCTTCTTCGTGCTTGTAAACAGGTTGTGCTGCCCAAGCAAAGTATCCTCCAGCCCTTAGCATTCTGTCAACCTCCAGCAATAGAACTCCATCTTAAAGTCAGAAGGTTTAGAGAAAATTCGACAATCAGAAGacattacaaataataaatcatcATTTGACATTGAATACTATTTAGTACATTGGATCAATAAGTCttcaatggaaaaaataatgcGAGTACACAGATATGAATAAGAAGGAGAGAGTAATGAGACGATCATACCATCACGAGTCCAATTAATTCTACATCTTGAACAATGTATCAAGTCAAAAGCCTGACTTGGATACAGTAAACGACGAGTAGAAAATGCTGCAACCATTGCAGGAACACCACGTTCAAGAgcaaattgaatttgattctcGTGAACATCTTTAGGAGCAATTGACATTGTTACCACATTCCGTGACAGCAGGTAGGCACCAAAACTTGCAACACCACACCCAATATCCAAGACTACTCGTGTATGACTACCAAAAGCAACATCAGGAACAATCTacagaacaaacaaaaagttcatcattacaaaagaaaaccaatcCAAAAGCTGCATTCATCTAAAATGTGCAGTAATTGTTTATTAACTTACTTTAGATATATGATCCAAGTATTCATTTGCACCATGAATGAATTGTGTACCACCTCCaggaaatttaaatttatctttgtcCCGGGAAATCCAGTTTTGACCCCCTTTGTCATCAACCAAACGGGTATGAGGAACATTGTTGAACCATACCTACAATATAGTACGCTCCAACTATTAAGTCTGAAGAGTTGTTTAGTTGTGAAGTCCAAAGTGTAAGGAGTTAATAAGCAATGAAATTGATGCTTTTTAGTTGTGGGAATCATATTaagtttaagaattttttgGACCAAACAAATAGTGAAAACAATTCCACTCCTCCCAATCCCTACTCCTTGGACCAAGTATGTCCTGATACTTTTGCGGGACATAtgctataaaagaaaattaactagtaaaaattttctatccaactagaaaaatacaaaagcgCTAATCAGTCAACCTTTTTAAGCATATCAGCTGTACATATAAAACTGacggaaaataaaataaaatgatatagcaattaatattaaacatataatgTAATACTAATACAGCCTGCAGAAATACTagaatatcatttttaatattataacaGCAGAGCAACTGACCAAACCAACAAGACCAGTAGCAATCAATGAcacaaaacattttaaaatgagaaaaaaaacttcaagtTATAATAACAGATTAGATGAAATCTACGTACTGCACAAAAGAATACCTCATCACGGCTCCTTGGCCAGGGAATTGGCATTTTATATCCTTTCGGTGCCGGAACTAAGCAGCTCAATCCCCCACCAGAATCAGGGCAATGCCGCTCGAACTTTTCCCCCTTTTCCGTTGACTTCAGCTGCTTAATGGCATCCACATTATCCAAGCAAGGTATGTACTCCCTCATGCTCTTTGGGCAAAGAGCAAACTTCTTGATCCTAATCTTGGCAGACCCACTCTCATCCGTCCCACTCTCAGTCTCATTCCCCCAATTCTCCGTTAACTCGGGATCCAAATCCCCCACCTCAAACTCGTCAGCCATCGTTCCATTCTCGTCCACGATCCCGAATCTCTGCACCGAATCAGAGGGAGGAGGCGTCGGTGGAGGAGGAGATGAAGGAAGAATCGGAGATGGGAGCGGGGCAGAGGCGGAAGAAAGGGGCTTTTCCGGAGCTTCACGGGTTAGATTCAGTTCGATCAGAGAAGAAACATTAAAGAGGGTGTCGTGATTAGGCGAGATTGACACTGAAGGAGGAGGATATCGAGTTTCAGTGAAGAAGATGAGCTGTGGGTACCCATCAGACCAATGCTTACCCAGGTAAAAGAAGGTGAGGGAGATTAAAATGAGGGCAGAGATCTTGAAGATCGATGGGCTCTTCAGTGAATCGCAAATGAAGAAAGGTTTCATGGTTGTTTACGAACAGAAAAGCGAAAAGTGAAGAAGGGAGGGAGGGTTCTTCTTATCCACTGAGACAATGGAACTTGGTAACAGAGTTACAGAGTCTCGTTTCCCCGGCGAACAGTTGTAAGTTTCCGATCGGAGAGATTTGAAAGAAAGGGTGGGTATTGAGAATTACCCGCCAGAATGATGGAGGTTgggaagaaattgaaaatgataagaaggaaaaaggtccatgggagagagagagagagtgaaaCGGCAGCTTTGTCTGAAGCTCACTAGGATTCCAACTGTGTTCAATGCCCACCTCAACGTCCCTTTTCATTTTAccctttcttctctctcttttcataCTTACATCAATATATgacatcatttttcttttaattaaacatattaaaaccttttttctttttctttttttttttttaaattttaaagccTCGATTTTAGGATGTAATACCTAAAATCAATTCTCTCTAATTTGACCACTGCTAAAATCtctaatgaaaaaagaaaaatcttaattatatttatattaacttAGTAAAGTACCATGAGCCTAATATCATTATCTCGATTtacaaaaaaagatttaattagACGTTTTTATTCATCATTTCTATAAGACAACATTTCTATAAGACAACATTTAGACGTGTATGGTAAAATAATCATGTAAATGTTgatagatatttaaaaaaatgaaaactaactacaaaatataaaatattgaaaagtaactaaaaaatttacatatcaATAATTGTAAATTGTTTATTGTAGAATGAGGTGGATacaaaaaactagaaaaacaaataattaaactagCATAACATAATAAGAATAGATAAATGAtgacataaaacataaaacaacataatggaaaagaaaataaaggaataaaaataaagcttTTCAAGTGGATAAAGCTTTAGAGAAGACGAGAGGACAATAGGGAACTTAGATGAATGAATGTTAAGGAGAAATTATGTGAAAATTTAATGACAAATATTCGAATGAAAACTTGTGATTTCTTAAGAAGGTAGATTTTACtatggtgaagaagaaaatcaaaaacTTCACTTGAATTCTCTTGAACTAACACAGactattgtaaaaaatatatatatatatatatatatatatatatatatatatatatatattctaaaatattagtggaaatctcaaaatttcatgaaaacgagaaaaaatcaaaacttccACACTACCATCGAAATCTCGAAATTGTACACTATCATGTTTCAAAGCATaacactaaaccctaaaccctatcATCTTCTATCAGACAGAGAATATGTCTGAGTTCAAAACTAAATCCCTTGTGTGTGGAGACTAAGATTAGGGCTAAGACCTgcatttctaaaatatgaatatCAAGCCAAGTTAGTCTGGCGCATTATCGAGGCTAAAAGTTTCACTTCAAAGTAAAATGCCAAATGCTCATTCATATTATATGGCAACCCATGAATCTTATAAACCATTCCAAATATTAAacccaagaaaaagaaaggcgAGTGCAATGGTTATAGTAAGAATTATTATATGACATAACATCAAGATTCTTCAAATCATCTGTCAAAGTTATCATCACTTTTGAACTGAAGTACAGAGTTTATAGGAGAGCCTAAAACAGTTTGAATTCTAGAGGAAAGTGAACTTGTGAGAATGATGGTCTTTCTTATGGTTCTAACTTCATAATATATGGTATACAAATAATCTACCTCAATCAGGAACTGGTATCTCCTGTCCCCATCAGcatttatatatgtaaaatttcTTCCTAATATGATAGCCTCTGACCATTAAAGAATGAGTACATACATGAATGATGAATGTACATGCATATGGATGAAAAGAGCTATTGTCTATGCATTTACAAAATGAATCTACCATTTTCAAAGAAGGGGCCAGCTAAACTAACAAAACTTTGATGAAGCTAGGATAG encodes:
- the LOC101217621 gene encoding protein HESO1 isoform X1 yields the protein MNGLTLDRVIKDILRVVEPLQDDWTARFQVINELRNVVQSIESLRGATIEPFGSFVSNLFSRWGDLDLSVQLNNGSYTSTAGKKRKQTLLRDIQNASRKNGRWYKLQLIPHARVPILKIEHIQHNISCDISIDNLVGQIKSKILLWVNEIDGRFHDMVLLVKEWAKAHDINNSKQGTFNSYSLSLLVIFHFQTCSPAIFPPLRDIYPGNVVDNLKAGVRAEVENEIARTCATNIARFKSRTANRSSLSELFVSFLAKFSDISSKASELGICPYTGQWLKIESNMRWLPKTYAIFVEDPFEQPENTARAINARQLMRISEAFRMTHLRLTSVYQNRSSILNDLARPQISQLIINSSGSASAPAFNVENYTPIRPQVHQARVMQPRPWIQHQFQNNIPRFNMGNFPAINSQAPHAGTSQSHPLVQHKTPKTKRIVSSPNVLNVGEPSKTYSGQGQQKWRPRSQRQVL
- the LOC101217621 gene encoding protein HESO1 isoform X2 — protein: MNGLTLDRVIKDILRVVEPLQDDWTARFQVINELRNVVQSIESLRGATIEPFGSFVSNLFSRWGDLDLSVQLNNGSYTSTAGKKRKQTLLRDIQNASRKNGRWYKLQLIPHARVPILKIEHIQHNISCDISIDNLVGQIKSKILLWVNEIDGRFHDMVLLVKEWAKAHDINNSKQGTFNSYSLSLLVIFHFQTCSPAIFPPLRDIYPGNVVDNLKGVRAEVENEIARTCATNIARFKSRTANRSSLSELFVSFLAKFSDISSKASELGICPYTGQWLKIESNMRWLPKTYAIFVEDPFEQPENTARAINARQLMRISEAFRMTHLRLTSVYQNRSSILNDLARPQISQLIINSSGSASAPAFNVENYTPIRPQVHQARVMQPRPWIQHQFQNNIPRFNMGNFPAINSQAPHAGTSQSHPLVQHKTPKTKRIVSSPNVLNVGEPSKTYSGQGQQKWRPRSQRQVL
- the LOC101217153 gene encoding probable methyltransferase PMT11 yields the protein MKPFFICDSLKSPSIFKISALILISLTFFYLGKHWSDGYPQLIFFTETRYPPPSVSISPNHDTLFNVSSLIELNLTREAPEKPLSSASAPLPSPILPSSPPPPTPPPSDSVQRFGIVDENGTMADEFEVGDLDPELTENWGNETESGTDESGSAKIRIKKFALCPKSMREYIPCLDNVDAIKQLKSTEKGEKFERHCPDSGGGLSCLVPAPKGYKMPIPWPRSRDEVWFNNVPHTRLVDDKGGQNWISRDKDKFKFPGGGTQFIHGANEYLDHISKIVPDVAFGSHTRVVLDIGCGVASFGAYLLSRNVVTMSIAPKDVHENQIQFALERGVPAMVAAFSTRRLLYPSQAFDLIHCSRCRINWTRDDGVLLLEVDRMLRAGGYFAWAAQPVYKHEEALEQQWEEMINLTTRLCWKFVKKDGYIAIWQKPMNNSCYLTRDAEVKPPLCDIDDDPDKVWYVKLKPCITRLPENGFGRNVTKWPARLQTPPDRLQSIQYDAYISRNELFTAESKYWNEIIGSYVRALHWKKIRLRNVMDMRAGFGGFAAALIDHKLDSWVMNVVPVSGPNTLPVIYDRGLLGVLHDWCEPFDTYPRTYDLLHAAGLFSVEMRRCSMSTIMLEMDRILRPGGRVYVRDTVAVMDELQAIGKAMGWRVSLRDTSEGPHASYRILIGEKRLLHT